From one Syntrophorhabdaceae bacterium genomic stretch:
- the mftC gene encoding mycofactocin radical SAM maturase (MftC is a radical SAM/SPASM enzyme that catalyzes the first two steps in biosynthesis of the electron carrier mycofactocin from the terminal Val-Tyr dipeptide of the precursor peptide MftA.), which yields MKNRFAENTVLKAPVNVTWEVTRECNLKCRHCLSADLLDLCSQELTFDQCRSLVDELDRMEVFQINFGGGEPFLREDFVEILQYAHMKNITTCVSTNGTLMTETLTKKLVEMNLLYIQVSLDGARPATNDAIRGKGTFDRIVRGIELLVEGGFSRMSINTVVTALNFREIQHIRELANQYGIRTRLSRFRPSGNARKVWEEYRLDKAQLAELSEFLDMHQDVLTGDSFFSITSADRQKLGLNMCGAAKMTLSISPDGTVYPCAFLQERVFR from the coding sequence TTGAAAAATCGATTTGCTGAAAATACTGTCCTTAAAGCCCCGGTCAATGTGACGTGGGAGGTTACCCGAGAGTGTAATCTCAAATGTCGCCATTGTCTCTCGGCAGATCTTTTGGACCTGTGCAGTCAAGAACTCACGTTCGATCAGTGCCGGTCTCTCGTTGACGAACTTGATCGCATGGAAGTCTTTCAGATTAATTTCGGGGGAGGTGAACCTTTTCTCCGAGAAGACTTTGTCGAGATTCTCCAGTACGCCCATATGAAGAACATAACCACTTGCGTTAGCACAAACGGAACCTTGATGACGGAAACCCTGACAAAAAAATTGGTAGAAATGAATCTTCTCTATATCCAAGTAAGCTTAGACGGGGCGAGACCTGCGACAAACGATGCAATAAGGGGCAAAGGGACCTTTGATCGGATTGTAAGGGGCATCGAACTCCTTGTCGAAGGGGGGTTCAGCCGAATGAGCATCAACACAGTGGTTACAGCCCTTAACTTCAGAGAGATTCAGCACATCCGTGAACTTGCAAACCAATACGGAATAAGAACGAGGCTCTCGAGGTTTCGCCCTTCAGGTAACGCGAGAAAGGTCTGGGAGGAATACCGGCTCGATAAGGCCCAGTTGGCAGAGCTTTCAGAATTTCTCGACATGCACCAGGACGTGTTGACCGGGGATTCCTTCTTTTCAATCACCTCGGCAGACAGACAGAAACTGGGTCTCAACATGTGCGGAGCAGCGAAAATGACCTTAAGTATCTCCCCTGATGGTACCGTCTATCCCTGTGCATTTCTGCAGGAGCGCGTTTTCCGA
- a CDS encoding PAS domain S-box protein has protein sequence MAQTNSTEMERLKAELVATKARYDALIRIQPEAVCRWLPDTTLTFINADYAKICGMNPVSLVGRKWIELVPENDEREKVLGLVTSRGSQSQVISYEHRLLGRDGNTTSLRWTTYPIKGNQGRVTEFHSTGVRLTQEARIARDLRESEQRFFDLADIAPVGVYMLDDTSPIYVNQRFAEMHGYTPKELLKKDTLKDLTHPDDLAKSARRHRRRLLAGPGFEENFCFRALTKTGEIMYLERYSKVTTYGGRPIIVGIAIDVTQQKNDEAELLDYRNHLERRVKEKTLELRKSNSQLREDVKRRKKIEKDLEIQSKHLQELNTTLKVMLEQRDNDKKEFEERILLNVKNMVLPHLRLLKKTRLDPTQQMLAYTTEANLGEIIAPFMTSISRFGFTPTETLIISLIKQGNTSKQIAQALSVCRDAVSRHRYNIRRKLGLNKRVSNLQSYLNALQ, from the coding sequence GTGGCACAAACCAATAGCACCGAAATGGAGCGATTAAAGGCAGAACTGGTAGCGACCAAGGCCAGATACGATGCTTTGATTCGCATACAACCCGAGGCGGTCTGTCGTTGGCTTCCTGACACGACTTTGACTTTCATCAACGCGGATTATGCCAAAATCTGCGGCATGAACCCAGTTTCGCTTGTGGGTCGTAAATGGATTGAATTAGTACCAGAGAATGATGAACGTGAGAAAGTGCTCGGACTTGTCACGTCACGTGGCAGTCAGTCGCAGGTGATCTCTTACGAACACAGACTCTTGGGGCGGGATGGTAATACCACGTCCCTACGATGGACCACTTATCCGATCAAAGGTAATCAAGGACGCGTCACCGAATTCCATTCTACGGGTGTAAGACTGACGCAAGAAGCGCGGATCGCCAGAGATCTTCGGGAGAGCGAGCAAAGATTCTTTGACCTAGCCGATATCGCGCCGGTTGGTGTATATATGCTTGACGATACCAGTCCTATTTACGTTAACCAGCGATTCGCTGAGATGCACGGTTACACTCCTAAGGAGCTGTTAAAAAAAGATACACTCAAGGATTTGACTCATCCGGATGATTTAGCTAAGTCGGCAAGACGTCATAGAAGAAGGCTTTTAGCTGGCCCCGGTTTCGAGGAGAATTTCTGTTTTCGGGCACTAACTAAGACGGGTGAGATTATGTATCTTGAGAGATACAGCAAGGTGACCACCTACGGAGGGCGTCCCATCATTGTAGGTATTGCCATTGATGTCACGCAACAAAAAAACGATGAGGCAGAATTGCTGGATTACAGAAATCACCTTGAAAGGCGAGTCAAAGAAAAAACACTTGAACTCCGCAAGAGCAACAGTCAGCTTCGTGAAGATGTCAAGAGGCGAAAAAAGATTGAAAAAGATCTCGAGATCCAGTCCAAGCATCTTCAGGAACTCAATACGACTCTAAAGGTTATGCTTGAACAACGCGATAATGACAAAAAAGAGTTTGAAGAAAGAATTCTTCTCAACGTGAAAAACATGGTATTACCCCACCTCCGTCTTTTGAAGAAGACCAGGTTAGACCCAACGCAACAGATGCTCGCATATACAACCGAGGCTAATCTTGGCGAGATTATTGCTCCTTTCATGACAAGCATAAGCCGTTTTGGCTTCACTCCCACAGAAACGCTCATCATTTCGCTCATAAAACAGGGAAATACAAGTAAGCAGATAGCTCAAGCCCTCTCAGTCTGCCGGGATGCGGTCAGTCGTCATAGGTACAATATCAGACGAAAACTTGGCCTTAACAAGAGAGTTTCTAATTTACAATCTTACCTGAATGCACTTCAGTAA
- the mftA gene encoding variant-type mycofactocin precursor gives MRKTQEKGQQEPDKGLHEENIEVPKDVLEEIEIEDLTVDGICGVY, from the coding sequence ATGAGGAAAACACAAGAAAAAGGGCAACAAGAACCTGATAAAGGGCTGCACGAAGAGAACATAGAAGTGCCAAAAGACGTATTAGAGGAAATAGAGATTGAAGACCTTACGGTGGATGGCATCTGCGGTGTCTACTGA
- a CDS encoding alcohol dehydrogenase catalytic domain-containing protein has protein sequence MRMKAAVCRAVNQPISVEEVNLAAPKEKEVLVKTEYCGFCHSDLSAINGTTPFPMPVVIGHEASGIVVDMGPGVTTLNKGDHVIGTWLIACGHCPECRAGWPYLCRASTEARRTGNLLDFTSRLSDANGEILKHSGYISGLAEYMVLPEEAAIKIRDDMPLDQASFLGCCMPTGFGAVTNVAQVRPGQSAAIWGVGGVGLNVVQGCRMRGANPIIAVDLEGSKENVAREFGATHFINSSKDDPVPIILKLTDGGARFCFEVAGDAGAVVQAFWALAPKGKLIPVGAPGPEATAALPTFFLGHHCNSIEGTVYGNISPKEDIPAFVDLIMRGDYKLDKLIGRKFKLQEINEVVDAMTKRQILGRWVCAFD, from the coding sequence ATGAGAATGAAAGCGGCGGTTTGCAGAGCGGTCAATCAGCCCATAAGCGTTGAGGAGGTCAACCTCGCTGCACCAAAGGAAAAAGAAGTGTTGGTCAAGACTGAGTATTGCGGTTTCTGCCATTCGGATCTTAGCGCCATTAACGGTACCACCCCATTCCCTATGCCCGTGGTAATAGGGCACGAAGCATCGGGCATCGTAGTCGATATGGGGCCCGGTGTGACCACTTTGAATAAAGGTGACCACGTCATTGGCACCTGGCTTATTGCCTGCGGTCATTGTCCCGAATGCAGAGCTGGTTGGCCGTATCTGTGCAGGGCAAGCACGGAGGCAAGAAGGACAGGCAATCTCCTCGATTTTACGTCAAGATTGTCGGATGCCAACGGCGAGATCCTTAAGCATTCTGGGTATATCTCTGGTTTAGCTGAGTATATGGTTCTTCCAGAAGAAGCGGCCATCAAGATCAGAGACGACATGCCTCTGGATCAAGCCAGCTTCCTCGGCTGCTGTATGCCAACAGGATTTGGCGCCGTAACAAATGTCGCTCAGGTAAGACCAGGGCAATCGGCTGCTATATGGGGTGTGGGCGGTGTCGGACTCAACGTCGTGCAGGGATGCAGAATGAGGGGTGCAAACCCCATCATTGCAGTCGACCTGGAAGGGAGCAAGGAAAACGTTGCGAGGGAATTCGGGGCCACGCACTTTATCAATAGCAGTAAAGATGATCCTGTCCCCATTATCCTGAAGCTTACGGATGGGGGCGCACGTTTTTGCTTCGAGGTTGCAGGTGACGCGGGAGCGGTGGTACAGGCTTTCTGGGCACTGGCCCCTAAGGGCAAGCTAATTCCGGTCGGAGCTCCTGGACCCGAAGCAACTGCTGCCCTCCCGACGTTCTTTCTCGGCCATCACTGTAATTCGATCGAAGGGACCGTGTATGGAAATATTAGTCCCAAGGAGGATATCCCCGCCTTTGTTGATTTAATAATGAGGGGAGACTACAAGCTGGACAAGCTCATAGGCAGGAAGTTCAAATTGCAGGAAATCAACGAAGTGGTGGACGCTATGACGAAGCGTCAGATTTTGGGCCGTTGGGTATGTGCCTTTGATTGA